ACGCCTGACGGAGTATTTGAACAGTGCCATTAACTGGGTGACCAATTCGATGTCCAACCTGATCACAGTGATCTCCAGTATTGTCGTGGTTATCGCTACCCTACCGATTATTCTCTATTACATGCTGAAGGACGGGCACAAGCTGTCCCCGATTCTTCAGGGCCTGATCCCGAAGAAATACCGCAAGGAAGGCCAGGAGATGTTCAAGGATATTGACTCTGCACTCAGCGGCTTCATCGTTACACGTGTCCTGCTTAATGTGGTGCTGGGCATCTTGCTATACATTGGTTTTTTGCTGATCGGCCTGCCTTATTCTCTGCTGCTCGCCGTGATCTCCATCCCGCTTAATTTCATTCCTTATGTGGGCTCGCTGCTGGCGGCGGTTCCCGTTGTAATCGTGGGGTTCATTGAATCGCCTTCACTCGCGATCTGGTCAGCGGTCGTTATTCTGATCGCGCAGCAGATTCAGGATAACGTGCTGTCCCCGGTCATCTACGGCAAGTCACTGGATGTGCATCCGCTGACCACGGTGCTGCTTGTACTTGTGGGGGGCGACTTCTACGGCCTGATCGGCGTCCTCATTGCGCTTCCGGTCTATATGATTATCAAAATTATCTTCCTGCGCATTTACGAGATCATTGTCGCCGAACGGGTGGATCAACCCGTACCCGAGCCAAGTGCTCCGACGGGTATTGAGATTGAGATCTTGAAGGACGATAAGGTATAGCAGTTGACAAAAAGCCCTCCGGCGCAGAAGATCTCCGCGCCGGAGGGCTTTTCAATGTACACAGTTGGATGTATCTAGACTTCAGCCCCGCAGCGAGCGGACCACGAAAGTGTGGTTGCCCTTAGGCAGATTCTGACCATCGCGCAGCGTCACGGAGCCTTTGGTATGTGCGATGATCGTCGCATTGAACGCAACCAGCTGGTCCCCTTTCCAGACGGTAACTGCTGATTTGAAATAGACGGCATTATCAAACTGCAGACGTTCTCTCATGATATATCCGACCGAATGAAGAACCGGGGGCAATGCTCTCTCTTTGGGAGCCAGTGCTTTGATGTACACAATATCGCGAAAAGGGACGGCAATCTCCTGATGTCCGATGACGGCTACCGAAGCTGCAAGATCCCATCTGCGCAGAACGCCTTTCATGATCGTATATGGCTGCTCACCGCAGTACATAATGACCGGTCTGCCTACCCAATGCTTCATGGCTCCACCCCCTCCGCTGTGCCTGAACTACTTATACCTTCGGTATGGACCAGTCTATGCCCTTAAGCCCATGCTGCTCCAGATACTGGTTGGCCTGCGAGAACGGGCGGCTGCCGAGAAATCCGCGGTGTGCAGAGAACGGGCTCGGGTGCGGGGACTGGATCACCTTATGTCTGCTGCGGTCCACTACCGCGCCCTTCAGCTGGGCATGGCTGCCCCACAGGATGAAGACCATCGGTTCTGTCCGCTCATTCAGTTTCTCCATGATGGCATCCGTGAAGGTCTCCCAGCCCAGACCCTTATGCGAATTCGGCTGGCCCTCGCGTACTGTCAGCACAGCATTCAGCATCAGCACGCCTTCTTCCGCCCAGTGCAGAAGCGATCCGTGGCCCGGCACCTCAACACCGAGATCACTATGCAGCTCAGCATAGATATTGCGCAGTGACGGCGGAATCCGTACACCCGGCTCAACCGAGAAGCTAAGGCCATGGGCCTGTCCTGCACCGTGATACGGGTCCTGTCCGAGAATGACTACCCGGGTCTTGCTGTAAGGCGTCAGCTTCAGCGCCGAGAACAGCTTGTCCTTCGGGGGATAGACTGTATACTGCTTGTACTCGCGTGCCAGGGCATAGCGCAATTCCTCAAAGTAAGGCTTCTGCGTCTCTTCCTGCAGCACTTCATCCCAATCGTTGCCGAACATCCTGTTCTCCTCCCAATTACCCTGCTATTAGTATTGTTTCATTACCTGTTATTAACCAGAATAACAGGAACTTATTTGCGGCCATAGTCCGCCTTGATCTCGCCCCATGACTTCGTCTGCCATTTCAGCACCTTGTTGTCATAGGTATGGCTCCGCAGCCAGCTCTCCGCCCGGTCAATCAGTTGCCAGATCTCCTCCGTGGAGGCATCCCGGGGCAAGGTCGTAGCTACCTTTTTCTGCTTGACCCATTTCATTGCATTGACAGAATCACTATAGACCGTCTTGCGGCTGCCTTCATGGCCCAGCAGAGCCAGCGCATGCACAATCGCCAGGAACTCTCCGATGTTATTAGTCCCTTTACTAATCGGACCGCAGGAGAAAATCACATCCCCGGTCTGGGTATCCACGCCTTTGTATTCTACCGGTCCGGGATTCCCCCGGGTGCCCACATCCACGGAGATGCTGTCATAATCGATTTCCTCAGACGTCTCCACGCCGGCACTCCGTCCCCAGGATTTGCCTGACTTGCTTGTACCGGACGCCCCTGAAGCTGCCGCACCGGTGCCCCAGTTCCCCTTCCAGCCTGCCTTGAAGGCTGTCTCAGCAGCCGCCTTGCTCTCATAGGACTTGTATTTCGCTCCGGTATAATGATCCGTCTGCGCCTGGCATTCCGCCCATGTATTGTAGACTCCAGGCTGCTTTCCTTCCCATACTACGTAGTATTTCTGCTTAGCCATTCCTACTGCTCCCTCCTGCCGGTGTAACCTCATCCAGAATCATATTGTAATGCATACCGCGTTCATTTTGAAGTCCGAATACACTCCGCACGCCTGCTGCCATCCCGAATATATATTGGATAATTACCGGCAGGCGCGTTCATACTAATACGGCAGCTCAGCTCAGCTCAGTCCAGCACAGCAAGCGTAGTATCGGCAATGGTCTGGAGCTTGCCTGTATCCTGCGTTGCCTTGACCATAACCCGCAGTCCAACCAGGGCATTATGCAGATACGCAGCCAGCGCCGGAGCCGGATGCCGGGAGGATAGTTCTCCGGTCTCCTGTCCATGCAGGATCAGCTGTTCAATTAATCTCTCGGTATTCAGAAAAGCCTCATTAGCCCGGTCAACAGCTTCCGGATCATGATTAGACAGCTCAACTGCCGTATTCACCAGCATACAGCCCTTCGGCTCCGCTTCACTTCTATGGATGGTGGCTTCGAATAAAAGGCGGATGGCTGCCTTGGCCGAGGTAATGCCTTCAATACGGCTCTCCAGCCTGGAGCTTTGAATGGATGCAAAGCGCTCCAGCGCTTTTATATATAAGGTATGCTTGTCTCCAAAGGTGTCATACATGCTGCGCTTGTGAATTCCCATGCCGGCTACAAGATCTTGCATTGAAGTCTTCTCATAGCCCTGCTGCCAGAAAATCGTCATTGCCTTGAGCAATACATCATCAATGTCAAACTCTTTGCTTCGCGCCATGATCATGCTCCTTTCGTGGTCTATTTTACCATTAATAGAACGATCGGTAAACATCTCACCCTTACACACCCCAAGGAGGTTATTCACATGAGAAAGATCGCAGTAATACTTGCGGCATTCACCCTGACCCTGCTCATCGGCTGCGGCAACGCAAACAAAAATGCAGGCAACACTGGCACAGCAGCGAACACGGGCAATACGGCGGCTACCGCTGCACCGGATGCAGTCACTTCAGCTTCGGTAGTCGATAACGGGGAAGCCTTCAAGAAGGCAATCAGCAAAGACGGCACCTGGATTGCAGCTACGCTGAACGACTTGAGCTTCACTGAGGAGCTTGTGCTCGATGGACAATTCATCCATAAGGAAGAGCCTGCCCGCAAAATCGCGCTCTATACCCAGGATGCTGATCACAACATCACGAACTCCTTCAAGCTCACCGCCCCGAAATTGACGATCCGCAGCGAGAATGCCCGGATTCAGGGAGGGACCTTTGTGGGTGATGTCTATGTAGAGGCTGACGGCTTCGCCGTCGTGAATGCCACCATTGAAGGTAATGTCTATTTCTCTGATGACAAATACCAGGCTACCTATTCCGCAGCAGACCAGGGGAAGGTAACCGGCGTCACTGAAGTGAAAAAATAATGCGGCAGGGTGCGGGGTGTTCCTCTTCGGGCAAGCAGCCGGGGAGAACACCCCTTTTTCCTGTTGTTACCCGCGAAAAGAGGTGCTGGCCTAATGAAGTTCATCCGTAAGAATGCTATCCTTCCTCTTCTGCTCTTGATGCTCTCCTCCTGTAGCGGACAGGATGCAGCGGAGCCGGAGCCGCAATACCGGATTCAGTCCGGTCATGATCTGAGTATTCTGACAACGAGCGATACCCATTATTTAGCGCAGGAGCTAAGGGATCTCGGGCCTGCCTTCCAGCAGTTTCTGGCTGCCGGTGACGGTAAGCAGCTCGGCTACAGCAAGGAGATGATGGAGGCGCTGGGCTATGATATCGGAATCCGCAAGCCGGATGTGGTGATTATCAGCGGGGATCTCAGCAACAACGGTGAAGAAGCCAGCCATAAGGAGCTGGCCGGACATCTGAAGCGCATTGAGCAAGACACCGGAACCCGGATCTATGTGATTCCGGGCAATCATGATATCCAGAATCCCTGGGCCCGGAGCTTCCGCGATAAGCGCCAATACGCTACTGATTCCGTGAGCGCCACAGCATTCCGCAAAATCTATGGCGGCTTCGGTTATGATGAAGCCCTGCTCAGAGATGAGGATTCGCTCAGCTATCTGGCTGCCCCGTCGGAGGAGCTATGGCTGCTCATGCTGGATACTGCACAGTACGGGGACAATAAAAAGCTGGGCCATCCCCAGTTGGAGGGCCGGGTCAGCGACCGGACCCTGGAATGGATCGCCGCCTGCGGCGCGAAGGCCGCTGCCGCAGGCGCGCAGCTCGTGACGGTCATGCATCACAGCCTGCTGAATCACAGTGAATTCATTCAGGAGGGCTTCACTGTAGAGGATCATGCCAAGGTTACAGATGCCTTGATGAAGACCGGCGTGCGGACGGTTCTCAGCGGCCATATACACATCCAGGATATCAGTGAATATAGTCATGACGGGCAGCGCATCTATGACATCGCCAGCAGTGCCTTATCTGTTTTTCCCCATCAATATGGACTCTTAACCTATTCCTCCGCCCGTCAGTCTCTGGATTACAGCACTGCAAGATTAGGGATGGATCAGTGGGCGGCAGCCACCGGTAATACCGATCCGAACCTGCTGGGCTTCAGGGCCTACAGTGAGGCCAATTTCCGCAAGCGGTCTGCCACCCGGAGTTATTCCCGTCTGGCTGAAGACCCCGCCTACGCCCGTTATACGGAGGCTGAGCTGAAGCAAATGGCTGACGTTGTCGGAAGGCTGAACGAGAATTACTTCGCCGGCTCGGCCAGTACGGGCAATGCTGCCGTGACCGCCACAGAAGGCTACCGGCTCTGGCAGGATGCCCCGGCAAGCGGAACGAGAAGCTATGTTCTGGAGATGGCCTCGCAGCAGCCGAAAAACAATCATGAGCTGCATGTCCAGCTTCCTCAGCGGTGATGTTTGAAGAACTGGAAATAGGTGTAAGATAGACAAGTATGCTTACACCTATTGCTGAGGAGGATGATCACCATGTTCACACGTATGGATGAGATTATGATTGAAATCCCGGACGTCGAGAAACCAGATCCTAATGCCGCAGCAGCCGTTCAAGAGCTGCTCGGAGGCAAATTCGGTGAAATGTCAACACTCAATAACTACTTGTACCAGTCCTTCAACTTCCGCTCCAAGGACAAGCTGAAGCCCTTCTACGACCTGGTGATGAGTATTACCGCCGAGGAGCTGGGCCATGTTGAGCTGGTCTCCCACGCCGTGAATAAATGTCTAAGAGGTTCCACGGCCTATAAGAAGCCGGATTCTACGCCGCTTGCGGATGTCAAAGATGCACGGCTGTCTTATCACTTCCTGGCAGGCGCACAGGGAGCCATGCCGTTCGATTCCATGGGCAATCCATGGACCGGAGCCAATGTGTTCAACAGCGGCAACCTCGTGGAAGATCTGCTGCATAACTTCTTCCTGGAGTGCGGAGCAAGAACCCATAAAATGAAGGTCTACGAAATGACCGACCACCCTGCGGCCCGGGCGGTAGTTGGCTTCCTGCTTGTCCGTGGAGGCGTTCACGTGGTTGCTTACGCCAAGGCCCTGGAGATTGCCACAGGCGTTAATGTTACCAAGCTGGTGCCGATTCCTTCCCTGGACAACAAAGCGTTCAATGAAGCCAGAAAGTACGAGGAAAAGGGCGTTCATACGAAGCTGTATACCTGGAGCGATAAGGATTTCAGCTCCATTGACCAGATCTGGAAGGGCACTCACCCCGAGGACGGGCTTCCGCTTGAGGTCATTCAGGGCGTACCGAAAGGCTTCCCTATCCCCGAAGCCCCGGAATTGAAGGAAGAATTCGCACCGGGCATCTCAGCCGAGGAATTCAAGGAGATTGCCAAACGGCTTAAAATGGCCGGGAATATTCATGACTAGCAGCCAGAGCCAAGCCTAGCGAATAATAGCACCTATAGAGAAGCGGATGTCCCGAAAGCCATGAACTGGCTGCCGGAACATCCGCTTTGTTTGGGTATGGACACTTCTAAGATCTCGGCCTTATAACTCCGGCTCAAGCAGCAGTGAGGTATCGGCAACCGCCCGTCCATTCACAAGCAGCACAAGGGTATGCTCTCCGGGATAGTGCTTGCGTGTGGTCAGGTTGGCCCAGCGGTGGGTCCGGGTACCGGAGAGTCTGGTGCCGCCGGGCACGGTTTTGTCGGATAACAGAAACAGCTTGCGCGAGGTCTTACCGCTGGCCTTGACGAAGTTGATCCCGTATTCGATACGGATGCGTACTGGTCCACCTTCCCGGATGGTCAGAGCGTATTGCAGCTCACAGTGCTCTCCGATCCGCAGTACAGCCGGGTCTGCCGTAAGGACAGCCGAGCTGACCAGCGGGGTGCCGCTCTCCTCCGGAGCATATCCGAACAGCTCCATGATCTCAGGGTCAGCTTTGCGGATCAGAGAGCGGCAGCCATGCCGCACAATCCAGTTCGTGTTCGCGTCACTGCCCAGCCAGCGGCGGGCGGTGGCTATCACGATATCGGGGTGATCCTTCGCGATATCGTTCAGGTTATTGGCTACACTTTTGCGCACATAGAGTGACGGGTCAGCCTTCAGCTTCTCCAGCAGCGGCAATAGCGGAGACGGATCGCGCTTGAACATCGGCAGCGCCTGGCCCCACGGCAGGCGGGGACGGCTGCCCTCGCTGGCGAGCCGCCGCACATGCTCCCCCGGATGCTCCGCCCAGACCAGCATCTGGTCCATCATCGCTTGCGGATCATGCAGCAGAAACGGCCTGACGGCAAATTCCGCCGAGGACCTCTGGGTGAACCGCTCCAGCGCCTCCATCGACAGCTCCCAGTGCTCCTCACTTCGGCCATACACCTCAACGAAATCGGGAAAAATCAGATACGGGAAGCCGACACAGTCCTTATCTATCGCATACAATATCTTCAGCGCTTCCTCATAAGCCGGGGGCAGGCAGCTGCCCAGCGTCTCTGTAATCCGCCGCATCCGCGCCTTCAGCTCCAGCTCCTCCCACGGCTCCTTCATCGCCTCAGCAATGAAGCGGTCCGGCTCGAACGAACCGTAGACGGCTTGAATTTTCATACCCAGGCTGTGCAGGAATTCTTGGTTGTACATTGCTTTCAGGGGTTCGGCCATTCTTGAATTCCTCCTGCTGATGTAATTGGATTCACTTATAATGAGAGCATAACATACGAACCGGACATCCCTGTGTCAACTTTCGGCTGGCTGGATATATATACACCAAGTATAGCCTATGTTCAAATCCGGCAGCCTGTCGTACAATAAGATTTAAGTTTTTTCCCGCTGAGGATGAATTATATTTCGATGAAAGGACTGGAACTTTTGCCACAGACACTTGTTAAAAATATTGATTTTTTCGTAGCCGCACTGTCACAGACCTTCGTATCTGCCCTCCAGCTTGACCCTGACGGAATGTACTCCCAGGTAGGCAGCGGAGTCGTTGAGAAATTCTCTGACGAATATGTCCGGCTGAAAAGATTCGATGGCACCACCTCGCACTACGCCCGCGACATTACGAAATTCCAGCACAACCATGCCTGAGAAGGCTACGGGGTCTCTTTATCAGAGGAGAAGCAGCGCTCGCCTGTTATTCTCCCTCCCCTCTTCAAACGTAGACCCTGGGCCCTGATCCGGGTCTGTTTTTGCGTTCATTTTTCACAAAATATTAACGTGTGCATTCCAATAAACTATTGACTTGACGATGCTGGAGAACTAAACTGAAATCGTTAACAATTCCATGTACCCGGGGAGAACCTATGATTACCATCAAAGATATTGCCCGTGTTGCCGGTGTGTCCCATACTACCGTATCCAGGGCGCTGAACGGCAACCCGCTGATCAAGAAGGCCACCCGGGATAAGATTGAACGGATCGCCGCCGAAATGAATTATGTGCCGAATTACAGTGCCAAGAGCCTGGTCACCAAGAGATCGTTCATCATCGGCCTGTTCTTCTCCAGTATTGAGCAGGGGACTTCCGCAAGCTTCCTGGTGGATGCGATCAAAGGCATTACGCATAGCCTCGATGAGAACTATAATCTGACGGTGAACGGGATCGATGGTGTGCAGCATTTCAGCAATATTCAGCCCCAGCGCTTCGACGGCATTCTAGTTATGAGCCAGAGCGATGAAGATAATGCCTTCATCTATCATGTGAAAAAGATGGGCATTCCGCTAGTGGTGCTGAACCGCCAGCTGGAGGACCCCGGCATCATGAACGTGGTGGCCAATGACCGCGAAGGCGTGAAGGAAGCGATTGATTATGCGCTGCAGCAGGGTCACCGCAAGCTGGCTATTATTGAAGGCAAGCCCGGCTTCAAGTCCTCAAGCGAACGTAAGCAGGGCTTCCTGGACAGTCTGATTGCAGGCAGGCTTCCGCTGAATCCTGATTATTTTGCCCCAGGAGATTACAGCATTGAGAGCGGATATGCGGCGATGAGCAAGCTGCTTAGCCTGGAGGACCGGCCTACGGCTGTGTTCTGCTCCAATGATGATATGGCGATTGGCGCCATGAATGCCTGCTATGCCCAGAAGGTGCAGGTGCCGGAGCAGATCTCGCTGATCGGCTTCGATGATATAATGTTCGCCCGCTATACGAATCCTGCCCTGACCACGGTCCGGAAGCCGATTGCCGAGATCAGTGAGCTGGGCATCACCATGCTGGTCCAGCTGCTTCAGCAGCCGGAGACCCCGCCGCAGCAGCTGTTCGTTAAGACTTCGCTGGTGGTAAGGGATACGGTTGCAGGAGTATAACTCTATTTCAACCCACCCGCTATTTTCTGCAGATACGGAGCCTTCCTGGACAAGAGAAGGAA
This genomic interval from Paenibacillus sp. FSL H8-0332 contains the following:
- a CDS encoding AI-2E family transporter gives rise to the protein MLQSKYFRTCLAIIAFLTILYLGSKVIFLFTPLVSIIQLLLVPMMLSGFMYYLLRPIVNYLGTKNVKPGLSVLLIYLLFTGLFVLFWVLVWPTLREQIQNFIDNTPYLVEGIQNQFNKLQNDPSFSRFFKGDTDVTTRLTEYLNSAINWVTNSMSNLITVISSIVVVIATLPIILYYMLKDGHKLSPILQGLIPKKYRKEGQEMFKDIDSALSGFIVTRVLLNVVLGILLYIGFLLIGLPYSLLLAVISIPLNFIPYVGSLLAAVPVVIVGFIESPSLAIWSAVVILIAQQIQDNVLSPVIYGKSLDVHPLTTVLLVLVGGDFYGLIGVLIALPVYMIIKIIFLRIYEIIVAERVDQPVPEPSAPTGIEIEILKDDKV
- the ung gene encoding uracil-DNA glycosylase translates to MFGNDWDEVLQEETQKPYFEELRYALAREYKQYTVYPPKDKLFSALKLTPYSKTRVVILGQDPYHGAGQAHGLSFSVEPGVRIPPSLRNIYAELHSDLGVEVPGHGSLLHWAEEGVLMLNAVLTVREGQPNSHKGLGWETFTDAIMEKLNERTEPMVFILWGSHAQLKGAVVDRSRHKVIQSPHPSPFSAHRGFLGSRPFSQANQYLEQHGLKGIDWSIPKV
- a CDS encoding ribonuclease H family protein; this translates as MAKQKYYVVWEGKQPGVYNTWAECQAQTDHYTGAKYKSYESKAAAETAFKAGWKGNWGTGAAASGASGTSKSGKSWGRSAGVETSEEIDYDSISVDVGTRGNPGPVEYKGVDTQTGDVIFSCGPISKGTNNIGEFLAIVHALALLGHEGSRKTVYSDSVNAMKWVKQKKVATTLPRDASTEEIWQLIDRAESWLRSHTYDNKVLKWQTKSWGEIKADYGRK
- a CDS encoding TetR/AcrR family transcriptional regulator, which translates into the protein MARSKEFDIDDVLLKAMTIFWQQGYEKTSMQDLVAGMGIHKRSMYDTFGDKHTLYIKALERFASIQSSRLESRIEGITSAKAAIRLLFEATIHRSEAEPKGCMLVNTAVELSNHDPEAVDRANEAFLNTERLIEQLILHGQETGELSSRHPAPALAAYLHNALVGLRVMVKATQDTGKLQTIADTTLAVLD
- a CDS encoding metallophosphoesterase; protein product: MKFIRKNAILPLLLLMLSSCSGQDAAEPEPQYRIQSGHDLSILTTSDTHYLAQELRDLGPAFQQFLAAGDGKQLGYSKEMMEALGYDIGIRKPDVVIISGDLSNNGEEASHKELAGHLKRIEQDTGTRIYVIPGNHDIQNPWARSFRDKRQYATDSVSATAFRKIYGGFGYDEALLRDEDSLSYLAAPSEELWLLMLDTAQYGDNKKLGHPQLEGRVSDRTLEWIAACGAKAAAAGAQLVTVMHHSLLNHSEFIQEGFTVEDHAKVTDALMKTGVRTVLSGHIHIQDISEYSHDGQRIYDIASSALSVFPHQYGLLTYSSARQSLDYSTARLGMDQWAAATGNTDPNLLGFRAYSEANFRKRSATRSYSRLAEDPAYARYTEAELKQMADVVGRLNENYFAGSASTGNAAVTATEGYRLWQDAPASGTRSYVLEMASQQPKNNHELHVQLPQR
- a CDS encoding manganese catalase family protein, which encodes MFTRMDEIMIEIPDVEKPDPNAAAAVQELLGGKFGEMSTLNNYLYQSFNFRSKDKLKPFYDLVMSITAEELGHVELVSHAVNKCLRGSTAYKKPDSTPLADVKDARLSYHFLAGAQGAMPFDSMGNPWTGANVFNSGNLVEDLLHNFFLECGARTHKMKVYEMTDHPAARAVVGFLLVRGGVHVVAYAKALEIATGVNVTKLVPIPSLDNKAFNEARKYEEKGVHTKLYTWSDKDFSSIDQIWKGTHPEDGLPLEVIQGVPKGFPIPEAPELKEEFAPGISAEEFKEIAKRLKMAGNIHD
- a CDS encoding LacI family DNA-binding transcriptional regulator, translating into MITIKDIARVAGVSHTTVSRALNGNPLIKKATRDKIERIAAEMNYVPNYSAKSLVTKRSFIIGLFFSSIEQGTSASFLVDAIKGITHSLDENYNLTVNGIDGVQHFSNIQPQRFDGILVMSQSDEDNAFIYHVKKMGIPLVVLNRQLEDPGIMNVVANDREGVKEAIDYALQQGHRKLAIIEGKPGFKSSSERKQGFLDSLIAGRLPLNPDYFAPGDYSIESGYAAMSKLLSLEDRPTAVFCSNDDMAIGAMNACYAQKVQVPEQISLIGFDDIMFARYTNPALTTVRKPIAEISELGITMLVQLLQQPETPPQQLFVKTSLVVRDTVAGV